Genomic DNA from Penaeus monodon isolate SGIC_2016 chromosome 15, NSTDA_Pmon_1, whole genome shotgun sequence:
NNNNNNNNNNNNNNNNNNNNNNNNNNNNNNNNNNNNNNNNNNNNNNNNNNNNNNNNNNNNNNNNNNNNNNNNNNNNNNNNNNNNNNNNNNNNNNNNNNNNNNNNNNNNNNNNNNNNNNNNNNNNNNNNNNNNNNNNNNNNNNNNNNNNNNNNNNNNNNNNNNNNNNNNNNNNNNNNNNNNNNNNNNNNNNNNNNNNNNNNNNNNNNNNNNNNNNNNNNNNNNNNNNNNNNNNNNNNNNNNNNNNNNNNNNNNNNNNNNNNNNNNNNNNNNNNNNNNNNNNNNNNNNNNNNNNNNNNNNNNNNNNNNNGTAACATGATTCGTTTGTAATACGATgcgtgtgtgagaatatataaaaggtaaataCTACAATTGAATATTCCCATATCTttcttataaatacattttttcatatactttAAGTGACTTTTGTTGATTACCTATCAGACAGGTAGTTCTAaattaataatcttaattatcAGAAAGCCCTGATTACATAATGTATTTCGGTCTGggcgaaaaaaaatgacaaggaaCGAACTTATATAAGGATTAAATAATTACAAAGCGTTACGTGGTCGTTGCTTTAGAGACGAATGTTACGAAATTAGAAAAGAGNNNNNNNNNNNNNNNNNNNNNNNNNNNNNNNNNGCTTACTCGTATCTGCAATACATTTTAAGCATTATTTTCAAATGTCACACATGATCATATAAGCATTAGTGTCGTAATTGATTTTAAAGTCCAGTGTAGATGAATTGGATGAAATAATCTGCGTGTAGTCCTNNNNNNNNNNNNNNNNNNNNNNNNNNNNNNNNNNNNNNNNNNNNNNNNNNNNNNNNNNNNNNNNNNNNNNNNNNNNNNNNNNNNNNNNNNNNNNNNNNNNNNNNNNNNNNNNNNNNNNNNNNNNNNNNNNNNNNNNNNNNNNNNNNNNNNNNNNNNNNNNNNNNNNNNNNNNNNNNNNNNNNNNNNNNNNNNNNNNNNNNNNNNNNNNNNNNNNNNNNNNNNNNNNNNNNNNNNNNNNNNNNNNNNNNNNNNNNNNNNNNNNNNNNNNNNNNNNNNNNNNNNNNNNNNNNNNNNNNNNNNNNNNNNNNNNNNNNNNNNNNNNNNNNNNNNNNNNNNNNNNNNNNNNNNNNNNNNNNNNNNNNNNNNNNNNNNNNNNNNNNNNNNNNNNNNNNNNNNNNNNNNNNNNNNNNNNNNNNNNNNNNNNNNNNNNNNNNNNNNNNNNNNNNNNNNNNNNNNNNNNNNNNNNNNNNNNNNNGTCTGATTGGTAATGTTGAGAAAAATCCAAAGCTATGAACTTCCCGTATTTCACTAAAGAGGTCNNNNNNNNNNNNNNNNNNNNNNNNNNNNNNNNNNNNNNNNNNNNNNNNNNNNNNNNNNNNNNNNNNNNNNNNNNNNNNNNNNNNNNNNNNNNNNNNNNNNNNNNNNNNNNNNNNNNNNNNNNNNNNNNNNNNNNNNNNNNNNNNNNNNNNNNNNNNNNNNNNNNNNNNNNNNNNNNNNNNNNNNNNNNNNNNNNNNNNNNNNNNNNNNNNNNNNNNNNNNNNNNNNNNNNNNNNNNNNNNNNNNNNNNNNNNNNNNNNNNNNNNNNNNNNNNNNNNNNNNNNNNNNNNNNNNNNNNNNNNNNNNNNNNNNNNNNNNNNNNNNNNNNNNNNNNNNNNNNNNNNNNNNNNNNNNNNNNNNNNNNNNNNNNNNNNNNNNNNNNNNNNNNNNNNNNNNNNNNNNNNNNNNNNNNNNNNNNNNNNNNNNNNNNNNNNNNNNNNNNNNNNNNNNNNNNNNNNNNNNNNNNNNNNNNNNNNNNNNNNNNNNNNNNNNNNNNNNNNNNNNNNNNNNNNNNNNNNNNNNNNNNNNNNNNNNNNNNNNNNNNNNNNNNNNNNNNNNNNNNNNNNNNNNNNNNNNNNNNNNNNNNNNNNNNNNNNNNNNNNNNNNNNNNNNNNNNNNNNNNNNNNNNNNNNNNNNNNNNNNNNNNNNNNNNNNNNNNNNNNNNNNNNNNNNNNNNNNNNNNNNNNNNNNNNNNNNNNNNNNNNNNNNNNNNNNNNNNNNNNNNNNNNNNNNNNNNNNNNNNNNNNNNNNNNNNNNNNNNNNNNNNNNNNNNNNNNNNNNNNNNNNNNNNNNNNNNNNNNNNNNNNNNNNNNNNNNNNNNNNNNNNNNNNNNNNNNNNNNNNNNNNNNNNNNNNNNNNNNNNNNNNNNNNNNNNNNNNNNNNNNNNNNNNNNNNNNNNNNNNNNNNNNNNNNNNNNNNNNNNNNNNNNNNNNNNNNNNNNNNNNNNNNNNNNNNNNNNNNNNNNNNNNNNNNNNNNNNNNNNNNNNNNNNNNNNNNNNNNNNNNNNNNNNNNNNNNNNNNNNNNNNNNNNNNNNNNNNNNNNNNNNNNNNNNNNNNNNNNNNNNNNNNNNNNNNNNNNNNNNNNNNNNNNNNNNNNNNNNNNNNNNNNNNNNNNNNNNNNNNNNNNNNNNNNNNNNNNNNNNNNNNNNNNNNNNNNNNNNNNNNNNNNNNNNNNNNNNNNNNNNNNNNNNNNNNNNNNNNNNNNNNNNNNNNNNNNNNNNNNNNNNNNNNNNNNNNNNNNNNNNNNNNNNNNNNNNNNNNNNNNNNNNNNNNNNNNNNNNNNNNNNNNNNNNNNNNNNNNNNNNNNNNNNNNNNNNNNNNNNNNNNNNNNNNNNNNNNNNNNNNNNNNNNNNNNNNNNNNNNNNNNNNNNNNNNNNNNNNNNNNNNNNNNNNNNNNNNNNNNNNNNNNNNNNNNNNNNNNNNNNNNNNNNNNNNNNNNNNNNNNNNNNNNNNNNNNNNNNNNNNNNNNNNNNNNNNNNNNNNNNNNNNNNNNNNNNNNNNNNNNNNNNNNNNNNNNNNNNNNNNNNNNNNNNNNNNNNNNNNNNNNNNNNNNNNNNNNNNNNNNNNNNNNNNNNNNNNNNNNNNNNNNNNNNNNNNNNNNNNNNNNNNNNNNNNNNNNNNNNNNNNNNNNNNNNNNNNNNNNNNNNNNNNNNNNNNNNNNNNNNNNNNNNNNNNNNNNNNNNNNNNNNNNNNNNNNNNNNNNNNNNNNNNNNNNNNNNNNNNNNNNNNNNNNNNNNNNNNNNNNNNNNNNNNNNNNNNNNNNNNNNNNNNNNNNNNNNNNNNNNNNNNNNNNNNNNNNNNNNNNNNNNNNNNNNNNNNNNNNNNNNNNNNNNNNNNNNNNNNNNNNNNNNNNNNNNNNNNNNNNNNNNNNNNNNNNNNNNNNNNNNNNNNNNNNNNNNNNNNNNNNNNNNNNNNNNNNNNNNNNNNNNNNNNNNNNNNNNNNNNNNNNNNNNNNNNNNNNCCATAGCCACTGCGATGTATAGGTGGTTCCTACTTATATGTTAACAAGAAANNNNNNNNNNNNNNNNNNNNNNNNNNNNNNNNNNNNNNNNNNNAGACAACTACCTTTGAGAATAAAATTGACATAAAATAATCAGTTTAATATTGATGCTTAGGCTCTGTTGTAATTAAGCTTATCCATAATTACCAAATAACGAAATACttgctaaaaatatattagtCTCCTTTTGAAAGATTATTCTCGTTTtctataaaacaatattttttcatAGGCTCTTAgccaaatatataatcaaattaattagtaatgcgtatatatactcatttacatTAAAATCACACTTACTAGCATCTTTCCATGCtcaatcataattttcataaactACTTTGGTgtttaagaaagacaaaaaaatttgtgCCAAGATTGACATACACGTGAGCTAACCAGGTGGCAGATATAAAGTTGTGATGTAATTATCAAGGATTTGTAATgtgaaatgaaaacaacaattatttGTATTTCAAAAGCTAATTTGGCACTTTCTTTGCGAATTATCTTGTATAGAATGTTCGACATATGTGAATGCGAGTGTGCGCGATATACTTGAGTTACCCCTGATATTCATTCATCGTAATTTGAATAAAGGTTAACTCTTTACAAAATCCTGTCATTTTAAGTATTTATGTCTTATTAGtactttcattaatatataaatatatacttacatatcatCACAAATATTAACTTTACATAATCAATTTTATTTACATGAAATAGCATAGGATTTTGGGAAATGTATCATTGATACAAATCATTTCGATGTTGGACCCTAACTTATATTTAGTGTTAGTTTGAAGTGATCCTTCTTACGGTTATAGGGAGGTGATGAGACGGGGTAACATGCGTCTGCATGATACCTGACTCCGCTCTCGTTACGTTAGTCAGGTAAAACCCCTCTGATCCCTACGAAActgtaaaaagttttttcttttgattcacCTTTAAATAGGTGATAAAATAGTATGAGGTTACATAATgtccaatataaatatacaacgcATAATCTGACTTAAGTAATTTAGCACAGTATAAATCTAAGCTACTGTAAGTATTATTTAGGGTGCTTTGGGTGATATCGAAATAATTCATTTTAGGGACAATgaagcaagaaaataaaatgagttGACATTTCTTGGGAAGGAATGTGCTTTTGTCTTCGCCATGCATCCTCTACTCGCTCTTTGTAATGAAAGGAAATGAGCGTATAGGTCCTTCTCAAAcattggaaggaaggagagaagaaattaacatcaatggattttttaaaatttaaccttATGTTGTTATATAAGTTCcgcatatatttctatctacagTCTCTACTTTTAATTACTAGTGCACTGAATGTCTACAGTCcatataacaattgcaaaatacaAATCACCTTGTATATGGCAGATCACAGCGAACACAAAGAGTCTTTTCACGTCTTGGACACATTGCTCCTCGCAATCTCTCTAACGGATATCAATCGTGCATTTGCAAGTATGTTCACACCGCAATTTGGCACGTATAGCGCGCGCCACAACAGNNNNNNNNNNNNNNNNNNNNNNNNNNNNNNNNNNNNNNNNNNNNNNNNNNNNNNNNNNNNNNNNNNNNNNNNNNNNNNNNNNNNNNNNNNNNNNNNNNNNNNNNNNNNNNNNNNNNNNNNNNNNNNNNNNNNNNNNNNNNNNNNNNNNNNTAATATTGGTGTGGTGNNNNNNNNNNNNNNNNNNNNNNNNNNNNNNNNNNNNNNNNNNNNNNNNNNNNNNNNNNNNNNNNNNNNNNNNNNNNNNNNNNNNNNNNNNNNNNNNNNNNNNNNNNNNNNNNNNNNNNNNNNNNNNNTAGTATTCTAGAATACAANNNNNNNNNNNNNNNNNNNNNNNNNNNNNNNNNNNNNNNNNNNNNNNNNNNNNNNNNNNNNTANNNNNNNNNNNNNNNNNNNNNNNNNNNNNNNNNNNNNNNNNNNNNNNNNNNNNNNNNNNNNNNNNNNNNNNNNNNNNNNNNNNNNNNNNNNNNNNNNNNNNNNNNNNNNNNNGTATTTATTANNNNNNNNNNNNNNNNNNNNNNNNNNTTGTCACATTCATAATTCTTGGAATGAAAAtctactaacaatattattagCAGTGCCAGATTTACAGGGGacacgtagggggggggggtgtaccgaGCTCCCAGGCTAAGGACTTCCTTTAGAAACAATGTAATAACTATGAAATTGGTCTTAATTTAAAATAGAATCAAGAAAGTTGTGAGAGGGGTCCACTTTTCTGTGGCCCACCCCTTTTCAATAACTTCAAGTGGATATAGTAAACAAATAGCAATCAAGAAATTATAATCACAAATGGATCGATAGCAAAATGTAGGTAAGGTAATAGACATTTAAGTAGGTATAATATAAGACTGACCTATCACTACGATCTATAACAAACACTGAAAATTGTAGTTAAGTTATATTCTTACAATCCAAAAAAAATGNNNNNNNNNNNNNNNNNNNNNNNNNNNNNNNNCAGAAGTTTTCGTCGGCAACTAATATTTGTCGAAGAAATGCGGTGTCATTAATTTTGGTTCACTTGTGTATTTGCCATATAACTTGATTTTTGTACTGAGAGGACCCTCTAATGTTTCAGGCCTCCAAAGGTCTAAATCCGGTCGGATAGAACTATTAAGGTCGTAATCATTGATAGTCTTTATCGTcacgtacgtacatacaaactctatcacaaaacaaaaatgttCAGTCTTCCTTAAAATAAACATTCAATGCCCATTTTCTGTTTCACAATTACGCAACACAGAGGTTAAATNNNNNNNNNNNNNNNNNNNNNNNNNNNNNNNNNNNNNNNNNNNNNNNNNNNNNNNNNNNTAGTATTTCATATTTAGTCATAAAATAacgactttatatatattttagcacgGGTTTTGCGACATGGGAAAGGGAGTATTGTCAAATAAAGCAAATTATAATCCAGTTACATAATTTTCAGAAAGTAAATAGTTACTACCTACTTAAATCAAACAAATCAGAGTACCTAAATCAGAACCCTTAATTTAATCATTGCAAAGCCGTTGgttgatgttaaaaaaaaacattggaaaatgaGATAGGCCCGTGCCtctcccccaccaaccccccccctccccggcatCAGCTGTTGTGTACACAGAAgtcgtccgtgtgcgtgtgtcccTCGAAAACCTCTCTCAAGAACCATGGTCGATCAGGCACAACACCGCATACAGGAGGCTATGACAACCCTCATAGATGACCTTGATAAGGAGTACCTTCGAGGAATACAGGTGGGTCAAATAAGGTGATTATtaagtgttatttttatataagctTAGAAGTTTTTGAAAGAGAGAAGTGGTTTCCAGTGGAACTTGGCGCCGATTTTGCCGGTGTCCCCACATGTGCGGGAAGGTGACCCGGCTCGTTATGGCCTTGGGAATTAATTGATTGCTATTATATGTGCCTAGGACAGTTTATATAAGACTCAGAGAGTGAGTTTAGAATGTAGGTGTATAGAGGTTCTTTCGCGACTTGCATATAAAATAGGAGTTTCATAATGTTCGTTCGTTTTCGTAAAACCATTCATGTTATTTTATGAAGAGTTACAGTTTCTGACGACTTGTAGTTATGAACTTATTGCACAGGTCCTTTCATCTCAGTAGTGGAAAGAGTTTTGATACTGGAAAGAGGTGGGGATATGGTGCAAATATATTATGGGGGAGGTATGTATTTCTTGCAGTCAATGTCTTCAAAGGGAACAGGGTAaatctttacagtatggacaCACTCACTAGAGACTAAGTCTCCCTACTCCACATAGCAAAATCTATTAAACAATCTAAAGTCCATNNNNNNNNNNNNNNNNNNNNNNNNNNNNNNNNNNNNNNNNNNNNNNNNNNNNNNNNNNNNNNNNNNNNNNNNNNNNNNNNNNNNNNNNNNNNNNNNNTTGTNNNNNNNNNNNNNNNNNNNNNNNNNNNNNNNNNNNNNNNNNNNNNNNNNNNNNNNNNNNNNNNNNNNNNNNNNNNNNNNNNNNNNNNNNNNNNNNNNNNNNNNNNNNNNNNNNNNNNNNNNNNNNNNNNNNGAATTGGAAACAACAAACTTATAACTCAGTGGTTCCTTACTATcttaaattctatatttttttattttcagggcTATATTATAGATAACTATATCCTACTATACATGATacatcattttttgttatgtaaGGCATTAGTATTCCAAATGTTTATGGTTGATCTTCAGTCATCNNNNNNNNNNNNNNNNNNNNNNACATTTGCCTTAGTATacataacagtatcaaaagtaaaaaaattaaaaaggagctTTAAAGGGATTGCCCCTACCTAGGAAggacaaataaaaatagatttaaggAAATGGTTATAAAGACATTTTTAACTCGATAACAGCAGGCAAAATTTCTGTAACGTCAAGCAAGGACTGGCCTGGGTGATTTGTCAAGATTACAGCAGCACTCAAGATATCTGGTCTAGGCACAGATTCATATGAAATTGCCTGTAGTTATTAATTTTGAGTTGAGTTGTCACTGATTACATGTAGGTTAATTTtaggatatatattttgatattctgCAAATTCTGCAGTGAAAGAAATTAGCATGTGCATGAATAATTGATGTGAAAATTGCTGTTGATATAAAATCAGAAGTTCACCCCAATAGTGGTATGAAGTCAAAATCACCACAACCTCTCTACCTTATAGACTAATTCTTGCTCGGTCTTCCCAGATCTGTAGCAGATAAAGATCTGCTACAGATCTGGGAAGACCAGAATATAATCACTGGAGCATTGTTAGCCTTTGCTGTAATCCTGAAGGCACAGAGGCCagtggtagatatatataaatgttacctACTTAAAATCACTATTTTCTNNNNNNNNNNNNNNNNNNNNNNNNNNNNNNNNNNNNNNNNNNNNNNTAGATTAAGAACTATAGTCTATCATGCTAGAATATATGTGGTGGAGGTTTAGTGGCATTTGCTAGAGCACCAAAAGGTGCACAGACCATGATGCTTACTTTATAGTACTTGTCACTtagttaattttattaaataattttaattttcaatctGCAAAAATCATATCATAGATGACAATGTTTGTGTATTTAATTAAGCAGTCAGTTCCACATATTATCCAAAACCCAGATGCATGTACCAGTAAAGtagctgggagagggagagggtcatTGTCCTCTTCCAGTTACAAATATTACTATAGAATGTACCAATTTTAATTTATACCTCACCAATTGGGTATGTTTTCATTTGGCTTTACTCCACCTTTATTTCTTTGTGCTTGTCCTAGttaaattcatttatttgtgtattttgttttcttatcatttacTAAATTAAAAACTTGTTTAGTAGTAACTCTGGCTTTCATACAGAAAAtatttctcattcattcattcttgaaGTTTGTTCTCTTAATGACCTTATATTAAGAAAAAGACATTTGAATAATGTAGAGCTGCACAACTACAGATGCACTTTCCTGATATAGAAAATGGATTCAAATCAAAATAACTTGAGATCTGTTTAACTATGGTTGAGCTATCTTTAGTTATTGGCAACCATCACCTGGCCTTTCATGCCAAGGTCAACATAACCTACTACCAGGAACACCTTGATTTGGTTGTCAGTGATTACTACGTGTGTAAAAGAATTTCATCTTGGGTAATTTGTGATATTTAAAGAGCTTGATTTTTTCTGAATGTATGTTGACAGCTTGCATACAAATTATAGTGCCTANNNNNNNNNNNNNNNNNNNNNNNNNNNNNNNNNNNNNNNNNNNNNNNNNNATGCAAGAGATCAAAAATTAACACTTATAatctgttattaattttttttcttttcttttcttgcttgaaTTAGGTTATGAACTGGAAAAGTGTATTACAAATATNNNNNNNNNNNNNNNNNNNNNNNNNNNNNNNNNNNNNNNNNNNNNNNNNNNNNNNNNNNNNNNNNNNNNNNNNNNNNNNNNNNCATCAGTAGTTTGAAGGGGACAATGCTGCTTAAGTTATATAAGAAGTTTGATCTATTTTTTGACTGATATGTCAATGTGATGCACTGATATTAAATTATCTAACAAATATTGTTTCATCCATGTTCTTTTTCCCCTCAGAGATCAATGCATTTGTGTGCTGCAGAGTGCTGTGATAGAAAGGATAGTTCTGTAGATCAGGTTCATCGATGTATTGAAAGCTGTTCAACTCCATTAACCCAAGCTCAGGGATTTGTGCAAAATGAATTGTCACAATTTCAGGTATGGATACTatttcataacaaaaatataccatgtatatgatataaacaagACAAGTAGTTGTGAGTTTGATGGGTAATTAAAGTGAATGAATAAGTGGTTTTCTAAGATTTCACCTTCACTGACTACCctaattattgttgctgctggTTTCAGGAACGGCTACAACGCTGCGTAATGGTCTGCCAGGACCGTGTTCGAAATCAAGTGACTGCAGACACTTCAGAATCACAGGTATGAGTTTTTGCCAGCATGTTGTTGTCCCTAAAATTTAAGCATGCCATTAAATTAACACTTTTGGCTATTCATCCCATACTAACATTATTTTGATTAGATAGAGAAATGGTGGAAGTATATTTATCCAGTTAAAATCATGTTTATGGTATTGATTAGATATTTAAGTAATATTGAGGGATGAATGTCCAATGTGNNNNNNNNNNNNNNNNNNNNNNNNNNNNNNNNNNNNNNNNNNNNNNNNNNTACATCTAGAAGCTTGAAATAAGCCAGTGCAATTATTAGTTAATATGTAAAAGCTCTCCGGAAATCAAATATGTCTATTTCAAACATTCTATAAGCTAGAAGAGAAACTTGTTTGGAAATTGCTTGGCAGAAagcaataacataataacagtatgatgataattaatattaatgcttTATTTCAGATCAGTTGACagattatgatcatattatatattaacttagTATAACTAATTacctatcaaattttttttaagaacattgCACTTATTATCGTCGACAtggtttgagtaaaaaaaaattgacaaaaaacagGCATAGCAGGCTCTAATCAACCATGCAACTTCATTttaggaaaagtaaagaaaaactgAAATGTTAATCCTACTTTTTGTGTGTACTTTGaattcacacatttatatacccATATTCTGTTTTACTTTGCAATGTtgtagtttatttttcttttacactaGTAACAGGTTATATGAGTGAATGCTTTAGTATTCACATACACTAATAATTTTTATCTAATACATTTTTTAGTGCCTATTAATTAGAAAATGCAAGGTCACCATGtcaccttttttgttttgtttgtgtttttattactaGAATTGCTTAACTGTTTTTATAATAaacccatttttcttctttttttcttttttgtgtgaattAGTAATTTGTGTGAATGAGACGGTGAAATATGTTAGGGTGTCTTTTTATTAGTCTTTATTCCCTTGATAATCAATAGGAGAAATAGGTGCATATCGTTAATgaattttctatttaaatttagATATAGGAAATATATTTGACAAGAAAAATCTGATTTTACAGCAAATCTCCTTCCTTCCGAATCACCAGTAGTAAATGGTGTGGACTTCGTGAGGTTTCATCGTAAATGTTTAATGTTTTTGCTAAGCCATGCTAAATCATTTAATTAGCGTGGCCATGATCTGGGGCGCAAGTACAAAGAATTGTGTGAGGTGAAGGAATAAACATGTTGCATATCCTTATATATACAGAATGTGACACGGTTTCTTCCTTTTAGCACCTTTCCAAAATCTAAATGATTGATGAtacttttccaactttgtcttatCTAATCTTCTCCAGAATACCTTTAACTTGTTTGGTGGCCTACCAAATCATAATCATGACTCTCTCTCatgcccctttcccttcttttctcgtgTCCAAACCATGTCCATTCTTTCTCTCAAAGCATTACTCTGTAGGTGACATTTGCCATATCCCTCTTCTATTTCCTGTTTTGagttatcaatataatttacaGTTGAGTTGTTGATGCCCATGCCTCGCAGTAGATAACAAGATATCCTAAGTATTCTaaatgccttttctctctctaactgcTGTCCTCACTGTCCAACATGTTTCCTAAATAGCAGGATTGCTCCACCTCTCTTTGTTACACCTGNNNNNNNNNNNNNNNNNNNNNNNNNNNNNNNNNNNNNNNNNNNNNNNNNNNNNNNNNGTTACACCTCTATCAACTTCTATAGTCTTGTCTTCCTCAGTAGTCTCTCCTCTGCCCCTTTTTGAACATGCAATTCAGAATACTTCTTGTGGAATTGTTTACGACACAGTGTTTACAGTATATAACTGAATTCTGTTTTTCACCAACATACTCCATATGAGAACCTTTGTACTTGTacattttcctcattcttcttacCAATCCCATCAGTACAATCAGTTTTATCCTATCTTTAGACCTCTCCTCTCTATTGCTTGGCCGCAGTATATAAACACAACTTTCATTTAATACTCAGTTGTTGATATTAAGTCATCCTCATATACTGCAGCTGTCATGGGTCTCTTCTGGTATCTTTGGTGGCCTTTCTATCACTATGAgaaataaagtttattatatGGAAATTAAAACAgatgtcttttttatatttactataaagaACTTTTCCTGAGACAACAGAGCAAGTGCATCAGTTTATAAGTATTATAAAGAAGACTTGTTCCTGGCAGGACTCCTCCCAACGTGGTTCATCGTTTTCCATGGCCAACAGTGCAGGGAGTTTCATGCGGCAAGCAGCTCTAGGGATAGGAGGGGTAGGAATAAGAGCAGTCGCAGAACATAACGCTGTGGGAATTTTTGAGTGTATAGACTTGTTAGCATATGTTCAGTGGAAAGTTGCTTAAAATCTAAAACCAGCTTTGATTGGTGTGTCTGACAAGTCTAAACAAAGCTATTGTGTGTCAAGTGTGACAGTTA
This window encodes:
- the LOC119582014 gene encoding protein FAM136A-like isoform X1 gives rise to the protein MVDQAQHRIQEAMTTLIDDLDKEYLRGIQRSMHLCAAECCDRKDSSVDQVHRCIESCSTPLTQAQGFVQNELSQFQERLQRCVMVCQDRVRNQVTADTSESQDSSQRGSSFSMANSAGSFMRQAALGIGGVTVYKAEFEGCAMKCVDDHISLMPSIKKRIAGVLAKNT
- the LOC119582014 gene encoding protein FAM136A-like isoform X2, which translates into the protein MVDQAQHRIQEAMTTLIDDLDKEYLRGIQRSMHLCAAECCDRKDSSVDQVHRCIESCSTPLTQAQGFVQNELSQFQERLQRCVMVCQDRVRNQVTADTSESQVTVYKAEFEGCAMKCVDDHISLMPSIKKRIAGVLAKNT